A DNA window from Acidobacteriota bacterium contains the following coding sequences:
- a CDS encoding zinc ribbon domain-containing protein produces MPIYEYECPGCGLKFEMLRPVVGDDGEVRCPACGAGEVERRVSTIAGVGASKPSSCGGGGRFT; encoded by the coding sequence ATGCCGATCTACGAATACGAGTGTCCAGGCTGCGGGTTGAAGTTCGAAATGCTGCGGCCCGTTGTCGGCGACGATGGCGAGGTCCGCTGCCCGGCGTGCGGCGCGGGCGAGGTGGAGCGCCGCGTCTCAACCATCGCCGGGGTCGGGGCGTCGAAGCCCTCGTCCTGCGGGGGCGGCGGCCGTTTCACCTGA
- a CDS encoding DUF2892 domain-containing protein: protein MTIERYLRLVAGLFVMLSVALAWYVHPYWLYFTAFVGLNLFQSAFTNWCPLVSILRKMGVPEAGVCKGRPGPGACVE from the coding sequence ATGACCATCGAAAGATACCTCAGGCTCGTCGCCGGGTTGTTCGTGATGCTCAGCGTGGCGCTGGCCTGGTACGTCCACCCCTACTGGCTCTACTTCACGGCCTTCGTGGGGTTGAACCTCTTCCAGTCCGCCTTCACCAACTGGTGCCCCCTGGTCTCCATCCTGCGGAAGATGGGGGTCCCGGAGGCCGGTGTTTGCAAGGGCCGTCCCGGCCCGGGTGCATGCGTGGAGTGA
- a CDS encoding efflux RND transporter permease subunit, translating into MGIAGRLAHAWINSKLTPLFIVASLAIGAFSVVNLPREEEPQIKVPMLDIFVTMPGSSAREIEERVTKPMEKLLWEIPGVEYIYSTFSPGMSMAIVRFKVGEDEENSIVKLNQKMYANFDLIPPGCSPPLVKPRSIDDVPILALTLSSRRYDDYALRRVAAQLHDVITQTDDVSAVSLIGGRRREVRVILDPVRLAGYSLSPMQIFGMLSAANRKLPSGTFSRDNREFTLETGAFFTSAEDVRSVVVGVAGGRPVYLRDVARVEDGGGEPASYVHTADASTGEFLPAVTLSVSKRKGTNAVSVADGVLERVDKLKGTVVPAGVDVAVTRQYGETASEKSNELLYHMAIAVISVSILIGLTLGFREMWVVFLAIPVTLALTLTVFFLYGYTLNRITLFALIFSIGILVDDAIVVIENVVRHARLPVNRGRSLKDVAVEAVDEVGNPTILATFTVIAAILPMAFVGGLMGPYMRPIPVGASAAMIFSLLVAFMVTPWASVRLLKLAEGHGHGEKEGFTTRLYRKVMDKLLHKGVVRWGFLAVVTILLLGSMALVYVKFVQVKMLPFDNKSEFQVIIDMPTGTALEKTEAVARKLAAQVLTHKEVLNVQTYAGTASPYNFNGLVRHYFLRRGGNVADLQVNLRGKGERSLQSHDIAKMIRAELVPLAKQFGARIKVAEVPPGPPVLQTLVAEVYGPEATGRIDLAKQVKAVFESTTGVVDVDWYVEDDHVKQQVLLDREKAALHGLTDEDVARAVGMASAGATVGLLHVDSEKEDVPVVVRMDRAERSDLQRLLDLKLPGAGGALVPLREIARVESAPAEKSIYHKNLMPVTYVTADVAGVVESPVYAIFDMMARLDKIKLPEGYKLEQFTAHLPEDASRYAVKWDGEWHITYEVFRDMGIAFAAVLVLIYILVVSWFQSFWTPIVIMAAIPFSLVGILPAHGMMGAFFTATSMIGFIAGAGIVVRNSIILVDFVELRLKEGMPLDQAVIDAGAVRFRPMLLTAAAVVVGSAVILFDPIFQGLAIALMAGEIASLALSRMTVPILYFMSNRRRKNA; encoded by the coding sequence ATGGGCATCGCCGGCCGCCTCGCCCATGCCTGGATCAACTCGAAGCTCACCCCCCTCTTCATCGTGGCGTCCCTGGCCATCGGGGCGTTTTCGGTGGTGAATCTCCCCCGGGAGGAGGAGCCCCAGATCAAGGTCCCCATGCTGGACATTTTCGTGACCATGCCCGGCTCCTCGGCCCGGGAGATCGAGGAGCGGGTGACCAAGCCCATGGAGAAGCTCCTGTGGGAGATCCCCGGGGTCGAGTACATCTACTCCACCTTCTCGCCCGGCATGAGCATGGCCATCGTGCGTTTCAAGGTGGGCGAGGACGAGGAGAACAGCATCGTCAAGCTCAACCAGAAGATGTACGCCAACTTCGACCTCATCCCGCCGGGGTGCTCCCCGCCGCTGGTCAAGCCGCGCTCCATCGACGACGTGCCCATTTTGGCGCTGACGCTCTCCAGCCGGCGCTACGACGACTACGCCCTGCGCCGCGTGGCCGCCCAGCTCCACGACGTCATCACCCAGACCGACGACGTCTCCGCCGTGAGCCTCATCGGCGGCCGGCGCCGCGAGGTCCGGGTGATCCTGGACCCGGTGCGGCTGGCCGGGTACAGCCTGTCCCCGATGCAGATCTTCGGCATGCTCTCCGCGGCCAACCGGAAGCTGCCCTCCGGCACCTTCAGCCGCGACAACCGGGAGTTCACCCTGGAGACCGGCGCCTTCTTCACCTCCGCCGAGGACGTCCGGTCCGTGGTGGTGGGGGTGGCCGGCGGCCGGCCCGTCTACCTGCGCGACGTGGCCCGGGTGGAGGACGGCGGCGGCGAGCCCGCCAGCTACGTCCACACCGCCGACGCGTCCACCGGCGAGTTCCTCCCCGCCGTCACCCTCTCCGTCTCCAAGCGGAAGGGGACCAACGCCGTCTCCGTGGCCGACGGCGTCCTGGAGCGGGTGGACAAGCTCAAGGGGACCGTGGTCCCCGCCGGCGTGGACGTGGCGGTCACCCGCCAATACGGCGAGACCGCGTCGGAGAAGTCCAACGAACTTCTCTACCACATGGCCATCGCCGTGATCTCGGTGAGCATCCTCATCGGGCTCACCCTGGGCTTCCGGGAGATGTGGGTGGTCTTCCTGGCCATCCCCGTGACCCTGGCCCTGACCCTGACGGTGTTTTTCCTGTACGGCTACACCCTCAACCGCATCACGCTGTTCGCCCTGATCTTCTCCATCGGCATCCTGGTGGACGACGCCATCGTGGTCATCGAGAACGTGGTGCGCCACGCCCGGCTGCCCGTCAACCGCGGCCGCTCCCTCAAGGACGTGGCGGTGGAGGCCGTGGACGAGGTGGGCAACCCCACCATCCTGGCCACCTTCACCGTCATCGCGGCCATCCTGCCCATGGCCTTCGTGGGCGGCCTCATGGGGCCGTACATGCGGCCTATCCCCGTGGGCGCCTCGGCGGCCATGATCTTCTCGCTGCTCGTGGCGTTCATGGTGACGCCCTGGGCGTCCGTCCGCCTGCTCAAACTGGCGGAGGGGCACGGGCACGGCGAGAAGGAAGGCTTCACCACCCGGCTCTACCGGAAGGTGATGGACAAGCTCCTGCACAAGGGCGTCGTCCGGTGGGGCTTCCTGGCGGTGGTGACGATTCTTCTGCTGGGCTCCATGGCCCTGGTTTACGTCAAGTTTGTCCAGGTCAAGATGCTCCCCTTCGACAACAAGAGCGAGTTCCAGGTCATCATCGACATGCCGACCGGGACGGCCCTGGAGAAGACCGAAGCGGTGGCTCGGAAGCTGGCGGCGCAGGTCCTGACCCACAAGGAAGTGCTCAACGTTCAGACCTACGCGGGGACCGCCTCCCCTTACAACTTCAACGGCCTGGTGCGCCACTACTTCCTCCGCCGCGGGGGCAACGTGGCCGACCTCCAGGTCAACCTCCGGGGGAAGGGGGAACGGAGCCTGCAGAGCCACGACATCGCCAAGATGATCCGGGCGGAACTCGTCCCCCTCGCGAAGCAGTTCGGCGCCCGCATCAAGGTGGCCGAGGTGCCGCCCGGCCCGCCGGTCCTCCAGACCCTGGTGGCCGAGGTCTACGGGCCCGAGGCGACGGGGCGCATCGACCTCGCGAAGCAGGTCAAGGCCGTCTTCGAGAGCACCACGGGCGTGGTGGACGTGGACTGGTACGTGGAGGACGACCACGTCAAGCAGCAGGTCCTCCTGGACCGGGAGAAGGCCGCCCTGCACGGCCTCACCGACGAGGACGTGGCCCGGGCCGTGGGCATGGCCTCGGCGGGGGCCACGGTGGGGCTGCTGCACGTGGACTCGGAGAAGGAGGACGTGCCCGTGGTGGTCCGCATGGACCGGGCGGAGCGCTCCGACCTCCAGCGATTGCTGGACCTCAAGCTTCCCGGGGCCGGCGGCGCCCTGGTCCCCCTGCGGGAGATCGCCCGGGTGGAGTCGGCGCCCGCCGAGAAGAGCATCTACCACAAGAACCTCATGCCCGTCACCTACGTCACCGCCGACGTGGCGGGCGTGGTGGAGAGCCCCGTCTACGCCATCTTCGACATGATGGCCCGGCTGGACAAGATCAAGCTCCCCGAGGGGTACAAGCTGGAGCAGTTCACCGCCCATCTGCCGGAAGACGCGTCGCGCTACGCCGTGAAGTGGGACGGGGAGTGGCACATCACCTACGAGGTCTTCCGCGACATGGGGATCGCCTTCGCCGCGGTGCTGGTCCTGATCTACATCCTCGTGGTGAGCTGGTTCCAGTCTTTCTGGACGCCCATCGTCATCATGGCCGCCATCCCCTTCTCCCTGGTGGGGATTCTCCCCGCGCACGGGATGATGGGGGCCTTCTTCACCGCCACCTCCATGATCGGCTTCATCGCCGGTGCGGGGATCGTGGTGCGCAACTCCATCATCCTGGTGGATTTCGTCGAGCTGCGCCTCAAGGAGGGGATGCCGCTGGACCAGGCCGTCATCGACGCCGGGGCCGTGCGCTTCCGCCCCATGCTGCTCACCGCCGCGGCCGTGGTGGTGGGGTCCGCCGTGATCCTGTTCGACCCCATCTTCCAGGGACTCGCCATCGCCCTGATGGCCGGCGAGATCGCCTCCCTGGCCCTCTCCCGCATGACCGTGCCCATCCTGTACTTCATGTCCAACCGGAGGCGGAAAAATGCGTGA